The Actinomycetes bacterium genome includes a region encoding these proteins:
- a CDS encoding aspartate aminotransferase family protein, protein MAVDARTTGLDASRLDKLIAAQERIFLDRQPRSAELLRRARGSLAGGVTSSWQIARPQAVWLSHGAGSKVYDVDGTEYVDLHGGYGVMAVGHAHPAVVAAVTARVARGTHFAQPTEDAVAVSEELARRFGLPVWRYANSGTEATMDAVHLMRAITGRPRIVKLEGAYHGHHDSLQVSVYPPAGETGPASRPASVPASSGVPAEIVALTTVVPFNDLETLERVLAEHPGEVAGMIVEPIMMNAGIIPPAPGYLEGVRALTRGHGVLLAYDEVKTGVTVAAGGVTELSGVQPDVICLAKAIGGGLSTAAVGGTAEVMEHITSGRYDQVGTFNGNPLAMAAARAALTEVLTPAAYEHFTTLREQMATGCQAVIERTGLAAHVVAVGAKGCVTFSPGPVRNYRDFLEIDDRLSHCHWLFQHNRGVFLPPWGKSEQWLLSVQHTEADAQRFLENFGAFADAVSS, encoded by the coding sequence ATGGCGGTTGACGCGCGGACCACCGGCCTGGACGCGAGCCGGCTCGACAAGCTGATCGCAGCGCAGGAGCGGATCTTCCTGGACCGGCAGCCCCGCTCGGCCGAGCTGCTGCGCCGGGCCAGGGGCAGCCTGGCAGGCGGGGTGACCTCGAGCTGGCAGATCGCCCGGCCCCAGGCGGTCTGGCTCTCCCACGGGGCCGGGTCGAAGGTCTACGACGTGGACGGCACCGAGTACGTCGACCTGCACGGCGGCTACGGGGTCATGGCAGTCGGGCACGCCCACCCCGCGGTGGTGGCCGCCGTCACGGCCCGGGTCGCCCGGGGCACCCACTTCGCCCAGCCCACCGAGGACGCCGTCGCGGTGTCGGAGGAGCTGGCCAGGCGCTTCGGCCTGCCGGTGTGGCGGTACGCCAACTCCGGCACCGAGGCCACCATGGACGCAGTGCACCTGATGCGGGCGATCACCGGGCGGCCCAGGATCGTCAAGCTCGAGGGCGCCTACCACGGCCACCACGACTCGCTGCAGGTCTCGGTCTACCCCCCGGCCGGGGAGACCGGCCCGGCGTCCCGGCCCGCGAGCGTCCCGGCCAGCTCGGGCGTGCCGGCCGAGATCGTCGCCCTGACCACGGTGGTGCCGTTCAACGACCTGGAGACCCTCGAGCGGGTCCTGGCCGAGCACCCGGGTGAGGTCGCCGGCATGATCGTCGAGCCGATCATGATGAACGCGGGCATCATCCCGCCCGCCCCCGGCTACCTCGAGGGCGTGCGCGCACTGACCCGGGGCCACGGCGTGCTGCTGGCCTACGACGAGGTCAAGACCGGGGTCACCGTGGCCGCCGGCGGGGTGACGGAGCTGTCCGGGGTCCAGCCCGACGTGATCTGCCTGGCCAAGGCGATCGGCGGGGGCCTGTCCACGGCCGCCGTCGGCGGCACCGCCGAGGTCATGGAGCACATCACCTCCGGCCGCTACGACCAGGTCGGCACCTTCAACGGCAACCCGCTGGCGATGGCCGCAGCCAGGGCCGCCCTCACCGAGGTGCTCACCCCGGCCGCCTACGAGCACTTCACGACCCTGCGGGAGCAGATGGCCACCGGCTGCCAGGCGGTGATCGAGCGGACCGGCCTGGCCGCCCACGTGGTCGCGGTCGGCGCCAAGGGCTGCGTCACCTTCTCGCCCGGCCCGGTCCGCAACTACCGGGACTTCCTCGAGATCGACGACCGGCTCAGCCACTGCCACTGGCTGTTCCAGCACAACCGCGGGGTGTTCCTGCCCCCCTGGGGAAAGTCCGAGCAGTGGCTGCTGTCGGTGCAGCACACCGAGGCGGACGCCCAGCGGTTCCTGGAGAACTTCGGGGCCTTCGCGGACGCGGTAAGCTCTTGA